The following is a genomic window from Rhododendron vialii isolate Sample 1 chromosome 9a, ASM3025357v1.
AACATGGCCTCAAAAGTCAACAACAACTCCTCCGTACCCTTCCTAAAAATCAACCTAAACACGCTATATTTTCACCTCTAACCCTTCACCTCTCCTCCGAACCCCACACAACCCAAACGAAGTGAGAGAGAATTTCAGAAGTCAGATTTGCCCAAGTGCAGAGTGTTCAAACCGAGTACTTCATACATTCTGAAGGGTCATGGAACATTGGTAATGACTAACTAAAAAAGGTTCAACCCCTAAACAACATTCGCAATCCAATAATTTACAAGTTGTCTAGGTCAAGTAATTGAAAGTGTCTCATATAGTCTCATACATAACCATCACAGAAGCCAATTGAAGTACCTAAACAACAATCATATTCCCAATTTAGCCCATAAGGCAACCAAATGAGCACTAAAATTACAAGATCACGCAGATTTAGGTTTTGAATCAATCAATAAAACCTGTCTTCTGAAACACAGCGTTCCTCACCCGCCGCAAATCCCTCCCCTTGAGGGTCCGGCCGACCCCTTCGAACACCGAAAAGGTCATCACGTGCGACCTCGCCACGATCTCGTGCGGCGGCACCATCTCCTCCTCCAGCTCCTCCTCGTCCACGACTTCGTCGAACCGCCCCAAATTAGTCACTCCCACCTTCTTCGGCCAAATCGGCACGTTCACCGGAGCCGACTGGGGGAACTTACTGGCCGCCGGTGAAGTGGCGGCCGGCACGGGAGGAATCGTCCTCGCCGCGGAGGCGGCGGAGAGGGACGGATTCAGAGCCGGCTTGCGGCGGACGAGAGGGAGGAGGTCGGCGGACAAGGCGGCGGAGAGGCCCGATTTGAGCGGATGGAACTGGTGGTTGTGGAGGCGGGGAGTGGcgggggaggaggaggcggtGGGGGGAGAAGGGGAGACGAGGTCGGTGGAATCGGAGAGATCGGTGGAGGAGGACCAAACGACGTCGCTCTCGTCGAGCTCGAAAGGGGTGGGGTTGGGATCGGGCGGTTTGAGTGGGCCGAGGAATCGGACGGCCATGGTTGACTGGGGAGTATCTgccactcctcctcctccttgggTGAGGGTGAAACCAGTGATGGTGTGATGATGATTCGTACTAGTTTTATGTTTCATTTTGATTTCTGGTTGGTTTTCCTGGCGCGAGAAAGGGCGGAGCCAGCCGAGGAGTGAGTGATCCTGCCTCGGTGGAGGGGAGGATGGATTGGTGGTTGGAGAAAATTGGGGTTAAGAGTCCAGACAGGAGGGCAGAGTGATGATGATTGGGTGCAATCTTGTCCCCAATTCCAGAAATACTACTATGCCAGTTGGGCCACTGCTTTTTCTGCCACAAGTTTGTCTAATTAAAccctttattaaaaaaataataatttttacactaccattttagttttttttttttttttttttatctttattcatttAAATTTTTACTATCTTGCCCTTTATTTAATACTATACTTCTTCACATATGCAaggacaatattgtaaatttatacgaataaaaaaaaaagtgtagatGACTAAAAGGagagtgaaaattattttccaaaaaaaaaaacataaaaagaagaaagtttGTCTAAATTGGGAACAGACCACTAATTGGTGCTGAGTCAGCCCAGTGGAGGACCCGCTCTGAAAGAAAGAGATATGAGGAGTCGATGATGCTGATTGAGTTGACAGTTGAGTCACTGGCCACGCGGGAGCACTGGAGAGCAAACGAGGGGCGGCCAACCGATTCACCAATGAATTACTCCTATGCTTGATTTATAGTAGAAGTTTATAACACAACTTCCATAATACAGTATGATTAATACATGCAGTATTATTAATTGGTTTGATTAATACTACTGTAGTACTTGTTTGAAATCAACGAATCCAGCAACAAATTAACTGCGCTTAGTTTAAAAGTTTAAACTCGAGTAGTTTAGCATGTTTATCAGTTCTAATCATGTAAGAGTAGAACACCTGTTGAAGAATTCTTCGTATAGAGTTGGATAAAATCATTGATACTTTAAGCTTAAATGAGAATCACAATTTGAAAACTAAACCTCCCCTTTACAAATTAAATTGAAAGGTCAGTTCCAATTATGAAAACCAAAACCTTGGACCCAACTATTACAGTGGTAAGCAAAATTTAAACCTTCGAAATGAAACCTCTACGGTGATGTGAATGACATGAATAACTTTTGATGATTTGCGTTACCTAGCAGTTAGAAAAAGACATTCAAAGATTGGTAATTAATAACTGAGTCAAGCTCAATACAtaaaaattcaagaaataactccatatgaaaaaaataataaattaacaaCGAAATGGCGGTAATTGTTGTCTGGATTCATACTCCACGTGTCCCGATCCTGCCTTTGAGTAAGTGGTTGTGTGAAGAGGTCCCTGGTCTTAGGCTGCAATTTGTCCTTCCAGTTCTTCTTGTTGTTCCTTTTCGTGGTTTTGATTAAAATCTGTAGATACCGTATGGCGTTTTTGATTATGAATGATATTtgtgcggataaaaaaaaaaaaaacaacgaaATGCATCTATACAAGACAACTTATAGCCAAGTCTTTCCTTCAGCATAATTTGACCTAAATGTACAATGGAACGAAACGAAAGTGAGATATATGTGGTGCCAACCGTTTTGGTGGCAAAAACGAAAGAAATTAATGACACTTTGAGTGTAATTTATGAATCATAGTAGCGCATTAGAATGCAACTTATCTCTCTCACCAAATACTGGGCACATCCATGTATTGTCAGATGCGACTCAAACGCGCTCAAATTGTTGAAGGTAATTGTTGTCTGAATTCATACTCCACGTGTCCCGACCCTGCCTTTGAGTAAGTGGCGGTGTGAAGAGGTCCATGGTCTTAAGGCTGCAATTTGTCCTTCCAGTTCTTCTTGTTGTTCCTTTTCGTGGTTTTGATTAAAATTTGTAGATACCGTAT
Proteins encoded in this region:
- the LOC131300470 gene encoding protein S40-7-like, with product MKHKTSTNHHHTITGFTLTQGGGGVADTPQSTMAVRFLGPLKPPDPNPTPFELDESDVVWSSSTDLSDSTDLVSPSPPTASSSPATPRLHNHQFHPLKSGLSAALSADLLPLVRRKPALNPSLSAASAARTIPPVPAATSPAASKFPQSAPVNVPIWPKKVGVTNLGRFDEVVDEEELEEEMVPPHEIVARSHVMTFSVFEGVGRTLKGRDLRRVRNAVFQKTGFID